A genomic window from Methanobrevibacter sp. TLL-48-HuF1 includes:
- a CDS encoding F420-non-reducing hydrogenase subunit G: MADKVKIGTMWLGGCSGCHLSIADFHESLLDVMELADFEFSPVLMDTKYDEVPELDVLIVEGGIRNDENRELAEMLNEKAKFVIAYGTCSCYGGIPGLGNLWTVEELEEEAYINSCSTVNPEGIIPNEEVPALESRVRPLSAAMDIDLIIPGCPPRSDVVAEAVLTLLRGETIELPATNLCEVCPREKPPAGLAMDFIKRQFEVGAPEKDLCLISQGLVCMGPATVSLCGAECPSIGIQCRGCYGPTSKVLDQGAKMISAIASDYGVDEDKTVDPEAVADQLDDIVGTFYTYTLPAALVPMKMQKGGE; this comes from the coding sequence TGTTATGGAATTAGCTGATTTTGAATTCTCCCCTGTACTTATGGATACCAAATATGATGAAGTACCAGAATTAGATGTTCTCATCGTAGAAGGTGGAATTAGGAATGATGAAAACAGGGAATTAGCTGAAATGTTAAATGAAAAAGCAAAATTTGTTATTGCTTATGGAACTTGTTCATGTTATGGAGGAATTCCAGGACTTGGTAACTTATGGACTGTAGAAGAATTAGAAGAAGAAGCTTACATTAATTCATGCTCTACTGTTAATCCAGAAGGAATTATTCCTAATGAAGAAGTACCAGCTCTTGAAAGCAGAGTAAGACCATTAAGTGCAGCAATGGATATTGATTTAATTATTCCTGGTTGCCCACCTCGTTCTGATGTTGTAGCTGAAGCTGTTTTAACATTATTACGTGGAGAAACTATCGAATTACCTGCAACTAACCTTTGTGAAGTATGTCCTAGAGAAAAACCACCTGCTGGTTTAGCTATGGACTTCATTAAAAGACAATTTGAAGTTGGAGCTCCTGAAAAAGATTTATGTTTAATTTCCCAAGGTTTAGTTTGTATGGGTCCTGCAACTGTTTCCTTATGTGGAGCAGAATGTCCTTCTATTGGAATCCAATGTAGAGGATGTTACGGTCCTACTTCTAAAGTATTAGACCAAGGAGCAAAAATGATTAGTGCTATTGCATCTGATTATGGTGTCGACGAAGATAAAACTGTTGACCCTGAAGCTGTAGCAGATCAATTAGATGATATTGTAGGTACTTTCTACACTTACACATTACCTGCTGCTTTAGTCCCTATGAAAATGCAGAAAGGAGGAGAATAA
- a CDS encoding 4Fe-4S binding protein, giving the protein MIVFNEDGCIRCGACEGTCPTSAIDVTPTSIIHCDTCGGEPKCADVCPEGALKVETYSIAEGAEDQVRLVFNSTLCNSCGKCAEACPQDTIKLTGNDLMEVEGFCVMCQKCVNICPVDVIGIPGIVEPKGEVIDLEGKGPIYINDCVGCGTCVDPCPVSAITLDEIGGTISIADDVCIKCGLCSQTCPWNAVFISEKKPAKRAKTINSFDLELSKCIGCNTCVEACPGDFIKANAANLSVLIPDACAACQLCIKLCPTDALSMDVEWADGVPADTEGLGYDAEKCDFVGACANKCPTEAIRVVTKTGMLCPALEETDAEPSFASCIRCGACAAVCSNNALSVGSIEKVIDGETVTRDRIEFNPYKCDECGDCIEACPYNMLHATGNEKFPIMGFCTLCGQCIEACPKNALYDA; this is encoded by the coding sequence ATGATAGTATTTAATGAAGATGGCTGTATCAGGTGTGGTGCTTGTGAAGGTACCTGCCCAACCTCAGCTATTGATGTAACACCTACTTCCATTATTCACTGTGATACTTGTGGAGGAGAACCAAAATGTGCTGATGTTTGTCCTGAAGGCGCATTAAAAGTAGAAACATATTCTATTGCAGAAGGGGCTGAAGATCAAGTAAGATTAGTATTTAACTCTACTTTATGTAATTCCTGTGGTAAATGTGCCGAAGCTTGTCCGCAAGACACTATTAAACTTACTGGAAACGATTTAATGGAAGTTGAAGGTTTCTGTGTAATGTGTCAAAAATGTGTAAACATCTGTCCTGTTGATGTAATTGGTATTCCTGGTATTGTAGAACCTAAAGGCGAAGTTATTGACCTTGAAGGTAAAGGACCTATTTACATTAATGATTGTGTAGGTTGTGGAACCTGTGTAGATCCATGTCCTGTTAGTGCAATTACTCTTGATGAAATTGGTGGAACCATTTCAATAGCTGATGATGTTTGTATTAAATGTGGTTTATGTTCACAAACCTGTCCTTGGAATGCAGTATTTATTTCTGAGAAAAAACCTGCAAAACGTGCTAAAACCATTAATTCCTTCGATTTAGAATTATCTAAATGTATTGGATGTAATACTTGTGTTGAAGCATGTCCTGGTGACTTTATTAAAGCTAATGCTGCAAACTTGTCTGTATTAATTCCAGATGCATGTGCTGCATGCCAATTATGTATAAAACTCTGTCCTACTGATGCATTAAGTATGGATGTTGAATGGGCTGACGGAGTTCCTGCAGATACTGAAGGATTAGGTTATGATGCTGAAAAATGTGACTTTGTTGGTGCATGTGCTAATAAATGTCCTACTGAAGCAATTCGTGTAGTAACTAAAACTGGTATGTTATGTCCTGCATTAGAAGAAACAGATGCTGAACCATCTTTTGCAAGTTGTATTAGATGTGGAGCATGTGCTGCAGTCTGTTCCAATAATGCTTTATCTGTTGGTTCAATAGAAAAAGTTATTGATGGTGAAACTGTAACTAGAGACAGGATAGAATTTAACCCATATAAATGTGACGAATGTGGTGACTGTATCGAAGCATGTCCATACAATATGCTCCATGCAACAGGTAATGAAAAATTCCCAATTATGGGATTCTGTACCTTATGTGGTCAATGTATCGAAGCATGTCCTAAAAACGCATTATATGATGCATAG
- a CDS encoding Ni/Fe hydrogenase subunit alpha — protein MVKLTMEPVTRIEGHAKITVQLDDDGNVVDTRLHVMEFRGFEKFLQGRPVEELARIVPRICGICDVQHHLAAAKAVDQIFGFEDEKILPTAYKMREIMNWGSFMHSHALHFYFLAAPDLIIPDGTRKTRNVFQIIKDQPEIALQAIELRRNGLEIVRKIGGRPIHPTSSTPGGISTELDDETQKDLLQRAQRNVELAQATLDLAKPIFEEKMDLVKSLGYFGDTRHCGLVNDGVWDVYNGDVRIKDVDGSIYTEYKNLEYKDVVAEHVKPYSWLKFPYIKELGYPEGIYRVAPLSRINVADKMPDAAPLAQAAFEEFHDKFGYAQAPLLFHWARLIELLASAECAADALDQDLSGPKFPEELERTAGEGAGIVEAARGTLIHNYACDDNGLVTEANIVVATIQNNPAMEMGIQQVAKDYIKPGVEVDDKIFNLMEMVIRAYDPCLSCATHTMDSQMRLAEVDIVDSEGNIIKKF, from the coding sequence ATGGTAAAACTTACTATGGAGCCTGTAACACGTATTGAAGGTCACGCTAAAATTACTGTACAGCTCGATGATGATGGAAATGTAGTCGATACAAGATTACATGTTATGGAATTCAGAGGTTTCGAAAAATTCTTACAAGGTCGTCCAGTTGAAGAATTAGCTAGGATTGTACCAAGAATCTGTGGTATTTGTGATGTTCAACACCACTTAGCAGCTGCAAAAGCAGTTGACCAAATTTTCGGTTTCGAAGATGAAAAAATCTTACCAACAGCATATAAAATGAGAGAAATTATGAACTGGGGTTCATTTATGCACTCCCACGCACTTCATTTCTACTTCTTAGCTGCTCCTGATTTAATCATCCCTGATGGAACCAGAAAAACCAGAAATGTTTTCCAAATTATTAAAGATCAACCTGAAATTGCACTTCAAGCAATTGAACTTAGGAGAAATGGTTTAGAAATTGTAAGAAAAATCGGTGGTCGTCCAATTCACCCAACTTCCTCTACTCCTGGAGGTATTTCTACTGAATTAGATGATGAAACTCAAAAAGATTTATTACAAAGAGCTCAAAGGAACGTAGAATTAGCACAAGCTACTCTCGACTTAGCTAAACCTATTTTTGAAGAAAAAATGGATTTAGTCAAATCTTTAGGTTACTTTGGTGACACCAGACACTGTGGTCTTGTAAATGATGGTGTATGGGATGTTTACAATGGTGATGTAAGAATAAAAGATGTTGATGGTAGTATCTACACTGAATACAAAAACTTAGAATACAAAGATGTTGTTGCTGAACATGTAAAACCTTACTCTTGGTTAAAATTCCCTTACATTAAAGAATTAGGATATCCTGAAGGTATTTACAGAGTAGCACCATTATCCAGGATTAACGTTGCTGATAAAATGCCAGATGCAGCACCTCTTGCACAAGCTGCATTTGAAGAATTCCATGACAAATTTGGATATGCACAAGCACCATTATTATTCCACTGGGCAAGACTTATTGAATTATTAGCATCTGCTGAATGTGCTGCTGATGCATTAGATCAAGATTTATCTGGTCCAAAATTCCCAGAAGAATTAGAAAGAACTGCTGGTGAAGGTGCAGGTATTGTAGAAGCTGCTCGTGGTACTTTAATACACAACTATGCATGTGATGACAATGGTTTAGTAACTGAAGCTAACATTGTTGTAGCTACTATCCAAAACAACCCAGCTATGGAAATGGGTATTCAACAAGTAGCTAAAGATTACATCAAACCTGGTGTAGAAGTAGACGATAAAATATTCAACTTAATGGAAATGGTTATCAGAGCATACGACCCATGTTTATCCTGTGCAACTCACACTATGGATAGCCAAATGAGATTAGCTGAAGTAGATATTGTAGACAGTGAAGGAAACATCATTAAAAAATTCTAA